The following coding sequences are from one Microbulbifer sp. TB1203 window:
- the pseC gene encoding UDP-4-amino-4,6-dideoxy-N-acetyl-beta-L-altrosamine transaminase, whose product MIPYGRQDIIQADIDAVLEVLKSDFLTQGPMVPRFEQRVAQHVGAGHALAVNSATSALHIACLALKLGPGDHLWTTPITFVASANCGLYCGAQVDFVDIDPRSYNLCPRALERKLAQAEREGKLPKVVVPVHLCGQPCDMQAIHALAQRYGFKIIEDASHAIGGKYQGEFIGSCRFSDITVFSFHPVKIITTAEGGMALTNDAALAERMALLRSHGITRDGALMTHEADGPWYYQQIDLGFNYRMTELQAALGISQMERLDHYVARRHQLAGRYNDLLVDLPVTIPWQHSDGYSGLHLYVIRLQLGKLQKSHRQVFESLREQGVGVNLHYIPVHTQPYYQRMGFKLGDFPQAESYYNEAISLPMFQTMSDEQQDRVTAALSEVLY is encoded by the coding sequence ATGATCCCCTATGGTCGTCAGGATATCATCCAAGCCGATATCGATGCGGTTCTTGAAGTACTGAAGTCCGATTTTCTCACCCAGGGACCGATGGTGCCTCGCTTCGAACAGAGAGTGGCGCAGCATGTCGGCGCCGGTCATGCCCTGGCCGTGAACAGTGCCACCTCGGCGCTACATATCGCCTGCCTGGCACTCAAGCTCGGTCCCGGCGACCACTTGTGGACCACGCCGATCACCTTCGTAGCCTCGGCTAATTGCGGCCTATATTGTGGCGCCCAGGTCGATTTCGTTGATATTGACCCACGCTCCTACAACCTATGCCCTCGGGCGCTGGAGCGCAAGCTGGCGCAGGCAGAGCGAGAAGGCAAATTGCCTAAGGTCGTGGTTCCAGTCCATCTCTGTGGCCAGCCCTGTGACATGCAGGCCATCCATGCACTGGCCCAGCGCTATGGCTTCAAGATCATCGAAGACGCCTCCCACGCTATCGGCGGCAAATACCAGGGCGAATTTATTGGCAGCTGTCGCTTCAGCGACATCACCGTGTTCAGCTTCCATCCGGTGAAGATCATCACCACCGCCGAAGGCGGCATGGCGCTGACCAACGATGCCGCGCTGGCCGAACGCATGGCGCTGCTGCGCAGCCACGGCATCACCCGCGATGGGGCGCTGATGACCCACGAGGCCGATGGCCCCTGGTACTACCAGCAGATTGACCTCGGCTTCAATTACCGGATGACCGAGCTGCAAGCAGCATTGGGTATCAGTCAGATGGAGCGCTTGGATCACTACGTCGCGCGACGTCATCAGTTAGCCGGGCGCTATAACGATTTGCTGGTCGATCTGCCCGTGACCATTCCTTGGCAGCATTCGGACGGTTACTCCGGGCTGCATCTATATGTGATCCGCCTACAGTTGGGCAAGTTGCAGAAGAGCCATCGCCAAGTCTTCGAGTCATTGCGCGAACAGGGTGTTGGGGTCAACCTGCATTACATACCGGTGCATACCCAACCGTACTACCAGCGTATGGGATTCAAGCTCGGCGACTTCCCACAGGCGGAAAGTTATTATAACGAAGCGATTAGCCTGCCGATGTTCCAGACCATGAGCGATGAACAGCAGGATCGAGTGACAGCAGCTTTGAGTGAGGTTCTCTATTGA
- the pseB gene encoding UDP-N-acetylglucosamine 4,6-dehydratase (inverting) — MFDNASILITGGTGSFGNTFVPMVLAKYNPRKVIIYSRDEMKQWDMAKKFEGDPRVRFFIGDVRDRDRLYRALDGVDYVVHAAATKIVPTAEYNPFECVKTNINGAMNLIDACIDKGIKRVVALSTDKASSPVNLYGATKLASDKLFVAGNSYAGGHNTRFAVVRYGNVMGSRGSVIPFFMSIKDKGVLPVTDDRMTRFMISLEEGVELVWHAFEDMEGGEIYVKKIPSMKVTDLARVVAPEARQEIIGIRPGEKLHEQMISAEDSYYTYEYPEHYKILPVINNWSTCSKRIKGGTKVPEGFVYSSDNNCEWMSDEELLAWIDRNYEKIGSI, encoded by the coding sequence ATGTTCGATAACGCATCCATTCTCATCACCGGTGGCACCGGGTCTTTCGGCAACACCTTTGTGCCGATGGTTCTAGCCAAATACAATCCCAGAAAAGTAATCATCTACTCCCGCGATGAGATGAAGCAGTGGGACATGGCGAAGAAATTTGAGGGTGATCCCCGCGTACGTTTCTTCATCGGTGATGTGCGTGACAGGGATCGCCTTTACCGTGCCCTGGATGGCGTCGACTACGTCGTGCATGCGGCCGCCACCAAGATTGTTCCGACTGCCGAGTACAACCCATTCGAATGCGTCAAGACCAACATCAATGGCGCCATGAACCTGATCGATGCCTGCATCGACAAGGGCATCAAGCGCGTGGTTGCCCTATCCACTGACAAAGCCAGCAGCCCCGTCAATCTGTACGGCGCGACTAAGCTGGCTTCCGATAAGTTATTCGTAGCCGGAAACTCCTATGCCGGTGGGCATAACACTCGTTTTGCTGTCGTGCGCTACGGCAACGTAATGGGCTCGCGTGGTTCAGTGATTCCGTTCTTCATGTCGATCAAGGACAAGGGTGTGTTGCCTGTTACCGACGATCGCATGACGCGCTTCATGATTTCTCTGGAGGAAGGCGTCGAATTGGTTTGGCACGCCTTCGAAGACATGGAAGGCGGCGAGATCTATGTGAAGAAAATTCCGTCCATGAAAGTGACGGATCTGGCTCGTGTAGTTGCGCCCGAAGCCAGGCAGGAAATCATCGGTATTCGTCCCGGGGAGAAGCTTCACGAGCAAATGATCAGCGCGGAGGATTCGTACTACACCTACGAATACCCCGAGCATTACAAGATCCTGCCGGTCATCAACAACTGGTCGACTTGCTCTAAACGCATTAAAGGTGGTACTAAAGTGCCCGAAGGCTTCGTCTATTCCAGCGATAATAATTGCGAGTGGATGAGCGACGAGGAACTGCTAGCCTGGATCGATCGCAACTATGAAAAGATCGGGAGCATCTGA
- a CDS encoding aldo/keto reductase, translating to MAVLQARTNSSRLPGKVLLPINGVPLVVLAAKRAANTGRQVVVATSNETSDDGLAAIVEQYGLNCFRGSLENTLRRIVDALSEYDDETIVFRLTADNAFPDGALLDEIEQEFIAAKLDYICCNGESSGLPYGLSAEVTRLGHLREALKKGVSAYEQEHVTPYVIKKFGRAYFSKYKYLNKGHYRCTIDCFDDYLCVQKVFSMFDDAVFASPFELMAGLEGADYQPSGLKATTRLVLGTAQLGIDYGIANTIGKPNIELSQKLIKTAIANGVEFLDTAHAYGNSEEVIGKSLLGGWQGRAKIITKLSPLASCPQRATLETVKAFVDASIFKSCSRLRIQSLDVLMLHRASHLYEWNGAAWNRLLEFKQIGMLKELGVSVQSPEELKWALAEKEISFIQMPLNILDWRWEDCISEIRIAKASRGLTIHVRSALLQGLLVSNDTALWRKANVKQAEVVIKWLQDQVETCGRLDAVDLCISYLRAQDWVDGIVVGLESLSQLFENIKIFCLSPMNEENLAKIQASRPKLDEATLNPAYWRRGLK from the coding sequence GTGGCAGTGTTGCAGGCGCGGACAAACTCTTCACGTCTACCCGGTAAAGTACTTCTTCCTATCAATGGAGTCCCTTTAGTGGTATTGGCGGCCAAACGTGCAGCAAATACCGGTAGACAGGTTGTCGTCGCTACGTCAAATGAGACAAGCGATGACGGTTTAGCAGCAATCGTCGAGCAATATGGTTTGAACTGTTTCAGGGGAAGCCTAGAAAATACCTTGAGAAGGATTGTAGATGCCCTCTCTGAGTATGACGATGAGACTATAGTTTTCCGCTTGACTGCAGATAATGCATTTCCAGATGGGGCGCTGCTTGATGAGATCGAACAGGAGTTCATTGCTGCAAAACTTGATTATATATGCTGCAACGGGGAATCATCTGGGCTTCCATATGGCTTGAGCGCTGAAGTGACTCGATTAGGCCATTTGAGGGAAGCACTAAAGAAGGGTGTCAGTGCTTATGAGCAAGAACATGTAACTCCTTATGTAATTAAGAAGTTTGGTAGGGCTTACTTCAGCAAGTATAAGTATCTTAATAAAGGGCACTATCGTTGCACTATCGACTGCTTCGACGATTATCTGTGTGTCCAAAAAGTTTTTTCAATGTTTGATGATGCTGTTTTTGCCTCGCCTTTCGAGTTGATGGCCGGGTTAGAAGGTGCAGACTATCAACCATCCGGGCTCAAGGCGACTACAAGGCTTGTATTAGGAACAGCTCAGCTTGGTATCGATTACGGTATTGCGAATACAATCGGCAAGCCTAATATAGAGTTGAGTCAGAAGTTAATAAAGACCGCCATAGCGAATGGTGTTGAATTCCTCGATACCGCACATGCATATGGTAATAGCGAAGAGGTTATTGGAAAATCATTGCTGGGGGGGTGGCAGGGGAGGGCAAAGATAATAACTAAACTATCGCCATTGGCTTCCTGTCCACAGCGTGCAACATTAGAGACAGTCAAGGCTTTTGTGGATGCCAGTATTTTCAAATCTTGCTCCAGGCTACGCATACAGAGCCTGGATGTGTTGATGTTGCATCGTGCAAGTCATTTGTACGAATGGAATGGTGCTGCTTGGAATAGACTCTTGGAGTTTAAGCAGATCGGTATGCTCAAGGAGCTTGGTGTGTCTGTGCAGAGTCCAGAGGAGCTAAAGTGGGCTCTGGCGGAGAAAGAAATATCTTTTATTCAAATGCCTCTCAATATTTTAGATTGGCGCTGGGAGGATTGTATTTCTGAAATCCGTATAGCTAAAGCTTCTCGGGGATTGACCATTCATGTGCGGAGTGCGCTTCTGCAGGGACTGTTAGTAAGTAATGATACAGCTTTGTGGAGAAAAGCTAATGTCAAACAGGCTGAAGTGGTAATAAAATGGTTGCAGGATCAGGTTGAGACATGTGGCCGACTTGATGCTGTAGATTTGTGCATAAGTTACTTGAGGGCCCAGGATTGGGTTGATGGCATAGTGGTTGGGCTAGAGTCATTGAGTCAATTGTTTGAGAATATAAAAATATTCTGTCTTTCACCTATGAATGAAGAAAACTTGGCTAAGATTCAAGCGTCCCGGCCAAAATTAGATGAGGCAACTCTCAATCCGGCATATTGGAGGAGGGGATTGAAATGA
- the pseG gene encoding UDP-2,4-diacetamido-2,4,6-trideoxy-beta-L-altropyranose hydrolase has product MSLLMVAGHAGEAVKERMMVVFRADASLQIGSGHVMRCLTLADALKAKDVECHFICRAHPGNLLDYIKDKGYSTYAIPIMQKGKAKSRDASLLQQTELVQLSHAHWLDVSQQQDADECVPILSELQPDWLIVDHYALDACWESALQPHYRKLMVIDDLADRPHTCDVLVDQTFGRKADDYLPKVPTGCRVLCGSQYALLRPEFAALRQYSLKRRETRQMQSLLVNMGGVDRNNATGKVMQALRHCDLPVSCSITVVMGTSAPWLSEVRLQAEQMPWPTDIRVGVSNMAQLMADSDLAIGAAGSTSWERCCLGLPTVMIVLADNQRQVAQSLERVGAAVAIDQEQIAESLPTLLAPLASLSIPRLAMGQVAAGITDGCGVTAVIQYLDL; this is encoded by the coding sequence ATGTCGTTGTTGATGGTGGCTGGACATGCTGGTGAAGCAGTGAAAGAAAGGATGATGGTCGTTTTTCGAGCAGATGCCTCTCTGCAAATCGGTAGTGGGCATGTTATGCGCTGCTTGACTTTGGCTGACGCGCTTAAAGCAAAAGATGTAGAGTGCCATTTTATTTGTCGTGCACACCCAGGCAATCTACTGGACTACATTAAAGATAAGGGTTACAGCACTTATGCTATCCCTATTATGCAGAAGGGTAAGGCAAAGTCGCGAGATGCAAGCCTCTTGCAGCAAACAGAATTAGTTCAATTGTCTCACGCTCATTGGCTGGACGTTTCACAACAGCAGGATGCTGATGAGTGCGTACCGATTCTAAGTGAATTGCAGCCGGACTGGTTGATAGTCGACCACTATGCGTTGGATGCTTGTTGGGAAAGTGCGCTGCAGCCGCACTATCGAAAACTGATGGTTATTGACGACCTGGCTGATCGCCCCCACACATGTGATGTGTTAGTGGATCAGACCTTTGGCCGCAAGGCAGATGACTACCTACCGAAGGTACCGACCGGGTGCAGGGTGCTCTGTGGTTCGCAATACGCTTTGTTGCGCCCTGAGTTTGCCGCACTACGCCAGTACAGCCTCAAGCGTCGAGAAACCCGGCAGATGCAAAGCTTGCTCGTCAACATGGGAGGCGTTGATAGGAACAACGCGACCGGAAAAGTAATGCAGGCGCTTAGGCACTGTGACCTGCCAGTGAGCTGCAGTATCACCGTAGTCATGGGTACTAGCGCTCCTTGGTTGAGTGAGGTGCGATTGCAGGCTGAGCAAATGCCGTGGCCAACAGATATTCGGGTTGGCGTTAGCAATATGGCCCAGTTGATGGCAGACAGTGACTTGGCGATTGGGGCCGCCGGTTCGACTTCTTGGGAGCGCTGTTGTCTAGGGCTGCCTACGGTAATGATCGTTCTCGCGGATAATCAGCGGCAAGTCGCTCAAAGCCTCGAACGGGTTGGCGCTGCAGTGGCAATAGATCAGGAACAGATTGCTGAATCTCTCCCCACTCTGTTGGCCCCGCTGGCGTCATTGTCAATTCCACGGTTGGCCATGGGTCAGGTCGCTGCCGGAATAACTGATGGGTGTGGTGTGACAGCGGTTATTCAATATTTGGACCTCTGA
- a CDS encoding SDR family oxidoreductase, translated as MSKGTDIFSLDGKVALVTGATGYLGSAIALILAEAGAKVLANSRSHERSESLVNKIRAAGFLAEPAVFDVTSKESIDSFFSSYKDHPLDILINNAYIGGAGSIELSSSDSYAASYEVTLLAAHNLLQQALPCLRKAVEISGDASVINIASMYAMVSPDQRIYDHAQAINPPFYGAAKAGLLQWSRYAACEFGHEAIRINCISPGPFPSETVQQGNPDFINELRKRVPLGRVGAAEEINGPVLFLASSASSFVSGANVVVDGGWTCW; from the coding sequence ATGAGCAAAGGCACCGATATCTTTTCCCTTGATGGCAAAGTCGCCCTCGTGACAGGAGCTACAGGCTACCTTGGATCGGCTATTGCTCTTATTCTTGCAGAGGCGGGCGCTAAGGTATTGGCGAATTCGCGCTCTCATGAGCGCAGCGAGTCCCTGGTCAATAAAATCAGAGCAGCAGGGTTTTTGGCTGAACCAGCTGTATTTGACGTGACTTCGAAAGAAAGCATCGACAGTTTTTTTTCTTCATATAAAGATCATCCCTTAGATATATTAATTAATAACGCTTATATAGGGGGGGCTGGTAGCATCGAGTTGTCATCGTCCGACTCCTATGCAGCCAGTTATGAGGTGACGCTCCTTGCGGCCCATAACCTGCTTCAACAGGCGTTACCTTGCCTACGCAAAGCGGTAGAGATATCAGGGGATGCAAGTGTAATAAATATTGCTTCAATGTATGCAATGGTAAGCCCCGATCAACGAATCTATGATCATGCGCAAGCTATAAACCCTCCATTTTATGGGGCCGCCAAAGCAGGATTGCTTCAATGGTCACGTTATGCTGCTTGTGAGTTTGGTCATGAAGCCATAAGAATAAATTGTATATCCCCTGGACCTTTCCCATCTGAGACAGTCCAGCAAGGCAATCCCGATTTTATTAACGAGCTAAGAAAGAGAGTACCCTTGGGGCGTGTCGGTGCTGCAGAAGAGATCAATGGGCCCGTACTTTTTTTAGCCTCATCCGCTTCATCTTTCGTCAGTGGTGCAAATGTCGTTGTTGATGGTGGCTGGACATGCTGGTGA